The DNA window GTGAGCTGCTTCAAATGGACCTTCTCCGGCCTTGCTCCCAGTCTCTTGAATGAAAGGAACATCTCCTCTTCACAGTTCGTGCCCTCTATCCGGAGCACGCAAACCCTAGCCTGGCTCGCCTTCATCCTACCAGCCTCCACAGGGTCGAGTTGAAGCTTTCGGCAAGCTCCCCCACATCGAGATCGACCAGGGTCTTGTTCGCGGTCATCCTGAGGGAGGAGCCTCTGACCGACCCGAGTCTGACGATCCTGGTCCTCCTGTCCTTGGGCAGCTGCTTCTCCTTGCCGCTCCTGAGCTCGACAACCCATCGGCTGCTGCTCTCGGAGAACAGGCGCACATCTGACCTGAGTTTCTCCATCCTGGTGAGGTCGACCTCAGCTCCGATGTCTCCTCCGATGCACATCTCAGCCAGTGCGACCGCGAGGCCGCCGTCCGAGATGTCATGGCATGCTACGATCGCTGAGCGTTCGATCCCGCCGATGACCACGTCTATGCCCGCCCGCAGCGAGCCGATGTCGACATCCGGGACCTTCCTGGAATTGCTCTTGGTCTGCCTGTAGTACTCCGACGCCCCCATCTCCGGCTGGGTGGCTCCGACGATGGCAATCGTGTTGCCCTCTCGTTTGAGGTCGGAGGTGACGCACTTCCTGACGTCCCGGACGATGCCGCAGCCGAGCAGGGTCGGCGTCGGCAGAACAGCTCCCGATGAGGCCTCGTTGTAGAAACTGACGTTGCCGGACGGTGTCGGGATGTTGAGCGTCTTCGCGACCTCGCCCATGCCTCTCACCGCCTCCCTGAACAGCCAGAGCCTGTCAGGCTTCTCCGGGTTTCCGAAGTTCAGACAGTTCGTGAACGAGTGAGGTCTGGCGCCAACGGCCGCGAGGTTCCTGCACATCTCGTCGACGCAGATCTTCCCCCCGCGGTACGGGTCGGTGCCGACCGCGAACGGGTTCGATGCGGTCGCGATCGCGAGTCCTCTGAACGAGTCTTCCACGGGCTTCAACACGGCTGCATCCCCGTGGCTCGAGTGGCCCAGCTTTCCCTGAAGCGGTTTGATGACGGTGTTCCCTCGGACCTCGTGATCGTACTGCCTGATAACCCAGTCCTTGTTGCATATGTTCGGAGATGCGAGAAGCTTCAGGAGATCCTTGTCGTACCTCTCCTTGACCTTGGGTACTTTCTCCGCCTTCCTCTTCTTCGATCTCTCTACGCTGCACGGTCTGCAGTAGACCGGACCGGCCGTCAGGAACTCCAGCTCAAGATCGAACACCTTCTCGCCCTGGAAGAAGAGTCTCACAGATTTCTCACGCATTACCTTGCCGACCGGGGTTGCGGGAACATCCCAGAGCCTGAACACGTGCAGGACTTCGTCCACGTTCTTTGGCGACACTGAGAGCATCATTCTCTCCTGGGACTCGGACACCCATATCTCCCAAGGCGCCAACCCCTCCTCCTTCAGCGGGACCTTGGACAGGTCCACCTCGGCACCGCAGCCTCCAGCAAGGGCGATCTCGCCGACGACGCACGACAGTCCTCCGCCTCCGAGGTCCTTCATGCCGTTCACGAGCCCCTTCTCGTTCGCATCGAGGAGGGCGTGTATCACAGGCTCCTTCATGATGGGGTCCCCGAGCTGCACTGCCCCTCTCGATTCGGTCTCGCTCTCCTTCGTCAGCACTGCCGATGCGAAAGTGACTCCGTGTATGCCGTCCCTTCCGGTCCTGCCGCCGACAAGGACGAGGACATCCCCAGGACCCTTCACCGCGTTCCTTCGGATGTCCTTCTTCTCCGCGATGCCGACGCAGCCGACGTTCACGAGGCAATTGCCGACATAGCTCTCATCGAACCAGACGCCTCCTGAGATGGTCGGAAGGCCGACCCTGTTCCCGTAATCCCGTATGCCTGCGACGATGCCTCCGAAAAGGTATTTCGGATGCTTTATCCCGGGCGGGAGTTTCTCGAAAGGATAGTCCAACGGTCCGAAGAAGAGCGGGTCCACAAGCGCGATCGGCTGAGCGCCCATGCACAGGACGTCCCTGATGATCCCGCCGATGCCCGTGGCGGCACCGCCGTACGGCTCCACCGCACTCGGATGGTTGTGGCTCTCTATCCTGAGAGCATAAGCATGATCCTTGTCAAACTCCATGACTCCGGCGTCGCCTCGGTCGATGACCTGCCGGTTGTTGATGCCGAACACGTACTGCTTCAGGAAGACCTTCGAGCTCTTGTAGCAACAGTGTTCGCTCCAGGCCTGGCCGAGCGACTGGAACTCCACATCCGTAGGGTTCCTGCCCTTGTCCTTGAAGTGCTTCCTTACTCGATGCATCTCCTCGAGAGAGAGGCCGGTCCCGCTCTCCCTGCTCAGCTCTTGAAGGTCATCGTCGCTCGCGCCTTCTAGGTCGATATCCACAAGCTCGAAAGGGACCTCCCGTCGAATGTACAACCTGTCAGTTGACATCCTGGTCCCTCACTTGATCTTGATAGAATAGTTGTGTATCACGGGGTTGGCAAGAAGCTTTCTGCACATCTCGTCCACTTTCTTCTCTGCCTCCCCAGCGTCTTCGTCCATGAGGATGTCGAAGACCTTCACGGTCTTGACATCCTTCAGCCCTTCGAACCCAAGCAGTTCGAGCGCCTTAAGAGTATTCTTGCCCTCAGGGTCGGCCACCCCCTTCTTCAGCTCGACCCTGACCTCTGCGATAGCCATCCCGTGGTCACCTGTCTGGGAGATTGGGCAAGCGAATACTTAGCTTTTGAGGAATGCCAGCGACGCAGCGTAGGAGAATCAGCTGCGCATCTTCCTTCCAAAAGCAAGATAACCCGTATGCCCGAGCATGTCGAAGCTCGGCCTCACGCCGCCTTCGTGCACGACCATCTCTCTCTGCAGAGTCTCGAAAGCGATCGTCTCCGCAAGCCCCACATCGCGCATCTTCCTGACGGCCTGCTCGAGCTGGTTCGCATTAGGGACATAGCAGCAAATGTGCCCGCCTGCCCTGAGCGCCTTCACGATGTTCTCGACCGCATCCCAAGGGTTCGGGATGTCCACGACCGCAGCGTCCACTCCCTGCTCAAGCTTCGCGGTGCAGATGTCATCTATCTTCAGCTCCCATGCGGACTCGTTCTCGGAGAGCGCGACATTGCGTCTAGCAATGTCGGCAAAGTCCTTCCTCGTTTCGAAGGAGTAGACCTTTCCGGACGGGCCGACGGCTCTCAGAAGGACCACCGTGAGCGCTCCAGATCCCACGCCGCCCTCGATTACCCTGCTTCCGTGCCCGATGTCGAGGTAGAAGGGTATCATGAAACTGTCCTTTGGAATAATGACCTGTGCCCTCCGCTCTATTATCCCGAGAAGGTCCTTGACGCTGGGCTTCAAGATTATGAACTGTCGTCCACCGATCACCAAACTGTCGCCGAATGAGGAATTGCAGAGCGCCTCGCCACTCACTACCCCTAGGCCCCCGACCTCTATCATGTGCTTGGCCGCCTTGACGACGAATTTCTTTCCGTTCTGGTCTACCAGCAGCAGGCGAGTGCCTTCGGGAATCATGTCTTCCGAAAGGTAGCGTTGGCGCGTATAACTAACTTGCGAAAATCAGATCGGTCTCAGCAGGTATCCGCACTTGACGCACTGCGCCTCT is part of the Candidatus Thermoplasmatota archaeon genome and encodes:
- the purL gene encoding phosphoribosylformylglycinamidine synthase subunit PurL, which gives rise to MSTDRLYIRREVPFELVDIDLEGASDDDLQELSRESGTGLSLEEMHRVRKHFKDKGRNPTDVEFQSLGQAWSEHCCYKSSKVFLKQYVFGINNRQVIDRGDAGVMEFDKDHAYALRIESHNHPSAVEPYGGAATGIGGIIRDVLCMGAQPIALVDPLFFGPLDYPFEKLPPGIKHPKYLFGGIVAGIRDYGNRVGLPTISGGVWFDESYVGNCLVNVGCVGIAEKKDIRRNAVKGPGDVLVLVGGRTGRDGIHGVTFASAVLTKESETESRGAVQLGDPIMKEPVIHALLDANEKGLVNGMKDLGGGGLSCVVGEIALAGGCGAEVDLSKVPLKEEGLAPWEIWVSESQERMMLSVSPKNVDEVLHVFRLWDVPATPVGKVMREKSVRLFFQGEKVFDLELEFLTAGPVYCRPCSVERSKKRKAEKVPKVKERYDKDLLKLLASPNICNKDWVIRQYDHEVRGNTVIKPLQGKLGHSSHGDAAVLKPVEDSFRGLAIATASNPFAVGTDPYRGGKICVDEMCRNLAAVGARPHSFTNCLNFGNPEKPDRLWLFREAVRGMGEVAKTLNIPTPSGNVSFYNEASSGAVLPTPTLLGCGIVRDVRKCVTSDLKREGNTIAIVGATQPEMGASEYYRQTKSNSRKVPDVDIGSLRAGIDVVIGGIERSAIVACHDISDGGLAVALAEMCIGGDIGAEVDLTRMEKLRSDVRLFSESSSRWVVELRSGKEKQLPKDRRTRIVRLGSVRGSSLRMTANKTLVDLDVGELAESFNSTLWRLVG
- the purS gene encoding phosphoribosylformylglycinamidine synthase subunit PurS, whose product is MAIAEVRVELKKGVADPEGKNTLKALELLGFEGLKDVKTVKVFDILMDEDAGEAEKKVDEMCRKLLANPVIHNYSIKIK
- a CDS encoding tRNA (adenine-N1)-methyltransferase, whose product is MIPEGTRLLLVDQNGKKFVVKAAKHMIEVGGLGVVSGEALCNSSFGDSLVIGGRQFIILKPSVKDLLGIIERRAQVIIPKDSFMIPFYLDIGHGSRVIEGGVGSGALTVVLLRAVGPSGKVYSFETRKDFADIARRNVALSENESAWELKIDDICTAKLEQGVDAAVVDIPNPWDAVENIVKALRAGGHICCYVPNANQLEQAVRKMRDVGLAETIAFETLQREMVVHEGGVRPSFDMLGHTGYLAFGRKMRS